From Erigeron canadensis isolate Cc75 chromosome 8, C_canadensis_v1, whole genome shotgun sequence, one genomic window encodes:
- the LOC122610642 gene encoding protein PFC0760c-like yields the protein MTSPSFNPLVVQLIRDDCVSFVNEILQNADPSKRRTFPLFHVMTYSQICDMTYSCFGVSKQDFKLQLYLWYEFKGVPFRNLITDDNTLAMIYHLGSNQPEHDEDNEDNEDNDDDEDNDDDEDNEDDEHVQDHEIDPMGGGSSNEAPYTSDDTIDGYSVDGDVSRDEEEEGTHAQGPLEHEQLLNLIDDNEQQRAANLPSKRYTTRTWINQYNAALAPLRDVNYWAHVDW from the exons atgacatctCCATCATTCAACCCACTTGTAGTTCAGTTAATACGGGATGATTGTGTATCATTCGTAAATGAGATCCTTCAAAATGCAGATCCATCGAAAAGAAGAACTTTTCCTCTTTTTCATGTAATGACTTATTCACAAATTTGTGATATGACTTACAGCTGTTTTGGTGTTTCAAAACAAGACTTCAAACTGCAATTATATTTGTGGTATGAATTTAAGGGTGTTCCTTTTAGGAATTTAATTACAGATGATAATACTTTGGCAATGATTTATCATCTGG GGAGTAACCAGCCAGAACATGATGAAGATAACGAAGATAATGAagacaatgacgatgatgaagacaatgacgatgatgaagacaatgaaGACGATGAACATGTTCAAGATCATGAAATTGACCCAATGGGTGGTGGATCAAGTAACGAGGCACCTTATACAAGCGATGATACCATCGACGGATATAGCGTTGATGGGGATGTATCtagagatgaagaagaagaagggacCCATGCACAAGGTCCTTTGGAGCATGAACAACTTCTTAATCTTATCGATGATAATGAACAACAGAGAGCTGCTAATCTTCCAAGTAAGAGGTACACAACCAGGACGTGGATAAATCAGTATAATGCTGCACTTGCTCCCCTCCGAGACGTGAATTACTGGGCGCATGTAGATTGGTAG
- the LOC122578393 gene encoding glycerophosphodiester phosphodiesterase GDPD6, with the protein MNSSSCGIITFLLLFIVGCSARRLYPHPSESENAKQTLQTFRAFNIAHRGSNGELPEETGPAYLRAIEEGADFIETDILTSKDGVLMCHHDVTLDDTTDIAEHKEFADRVKTYEVEGANKTGLFIFDFTLKELKTLRAKQRYAFRDQQYNGKYPIITFEEYIQIAIDAPRVVGIYPEIKSPILMNQQVKWSKGRKFEDVFVETLKKYGYEGSYLSKEWLKKPCFIQSFAPSSLVYIHNKTDLPKVFLIDDVDVTTQDTNQTYAEITSNHYFDYIKDYVVGIGPWKDTIVPVIDNYLQTPTDLVARAHAHNLQVHPYTFRNENDYLHFNFCQDPYMEFDYWINTMGVDGLFTDFAGSLHHYQEWTSRSPNEVDATKTLQKISKLIRKYEFPVRT; encoded by the exons ATGAATTCATCAA GTTGCGGCATCATTACTTTTTTGCTACTCTTTATTGTTGGGTGTTCTGCAAGGAGACTCTATCCACATCCAAGTGAAAGTGAAAACGCCAAACAGACCTTACAGACGTTTCGTGCATTTAACATTGCTCATCGGGGTTCAAATGGAGAATTACCAGAAGAAACTGGTCCTGCTTACCTG AGAGCAATTGAGGAAGGAGCGGACTTCATAGAAACCGACATATTGACTAGCAAAGACGGTGTTCTTATGTGCCACCATGATGTTACACTTGATGATACAACTGATATTGCAGAACACAAGGAGTTTGCAGACCGAGTAAAGACATATGAAGTTGAAGGAGCTAATAAAACTGGACTGTTCATAT TTGACTTTAcattaaaagaattgaaaacATTGAGGGCAAAGCAGAGGTATGCATTCCGTGATCAGCAATATAATG GAAAGTATCCTATCATTACATTCGAAGAGTACATTCAAATTGCAATTGATGCACCAAGAGTCGTTGGGATATATCCTGAAATCAAAAGTCCTATATTGATGAATCAGCAA GTGAAATGGTCAAAAGGGAGGAAATTTGAAGACGTTTTTGTGGAAACCCTAAAGAAATACGGATATGAAGGTTCATATTTATCGAAAGAATGGCTGAAAAAGCCATGTTTTATTCAGTCATTTGCTCCATCTTCACTCGTTTACATCCACAATAAGACCGATTTACCAAAAGTCTTTCTAATTGATGATGTGGATGTAACAACACAGGACACAAACCAG ACATATGCGGAAATCACTTCAAATCATTATTTTGACTATATCAAGGATTATGTTGTCGGGATTGGTCCATGGAAGGATACCATTGTTCCTGTAATAGATAACTACCTCCAAACGCCTACCGATCTTGTGGCCAGAGCACACGCCCACAATTTACAG GTGCACCCATATACATTTCGCAATGAAAATGATTACTTGCATTTCAACTTCTGTCAAGacccttatatggaatttgatTACTGGATAAACACAATGGGAGTTGACGGGCTTTTTACAGATTTTGCTGGTAGCCTCCACCATTACCAGGAATGGACCTCTCGATCACCCAATGAGGTCGACGCAACCAAAACATTGCAAAAGATTTCCAAATTGATTAGAAAATACGAATTTCCTGTCAGAACATAG
- the LOC122578394 gene encoding AT-hook motif nuclear-localized protein 16-like — MAGSADLRAITSKTGEHAVRRPRGRPAGSKNKPKPPIVITRDSANTLRAHAMEVSPGCDIGESLTTFARRKQQGIWVLSAAGFVSNVMLRQPSQSPGSPGSGPVVTLHGRFEILSLVGSVLPPPAPPGVAGLAIYLVGPQGQVVGGAIAGPLMASGPVVIMAATFMNATFDRLPMDKDEVVAATTTHDQRHHRFIGLSDIYGPPQSVLSNPNLSPPDIYTWSTGRPLSKA; from the coding sequence ATGGCTGGCAGCGCAGACCTTAGAGCTATTACATCAAAAACAGGTGAACATGCAGTTAGAAGGCCACGAGGCAGGCCAGCCGGGTCCAAAAACAAGCCTAAACCACCCATCGTTATCACCAGAGACAGTGCAAATACTCTTCGGGCTCATGCCATGGAGGTTAGCCCAGGGTGTGACATTGGCGAGAGCTTAACTACTTTTGCTAGGAGGAAGCAACAGGGGATCTGGGTGCTAAGCGCAGCTGGGTTTGTAAGCAATGTTATGTTGCGCCAACCATCCCAATCACCGGGCAGTCCTGGTTCTGGGCCTGTAGTAACCCTTCACGGACGGTTCGAGATTTTATCATTGGTTGGTTCAGTACTGCCACCACCGGCTCCACCGGGGGTAGCTGGCTTAGCAATATATCTAGTTGGCCCTCAGGGCCAGGTTGTGGGTGGTGCCATTGCAGGCCCACTGATGGCCTCAGGGCCGGTTGTGATAATGGCTGCCACATTTATGAATGCCACTTTTGATAGGTTGCCGATGGACAAGGACGAAGTGGTCGCAGCAACTACCACACACGATCAACGTCACCATCGTTTCATTGGTCTTTCGGATATCTATGGGCCCCCACAGAGTGTGCTTTCTAACCCCAACCTCTCTCCTCCGGACATCTATACTTGGTCAACAGGGCGACCATTGTCGAAGGCATGA
- the LOC122610643 gene encoding (13S,14R)-1,13-dihydroxy-N-methylcanadine 13-O-acetyltransferase AT1-like, protein MVKSGHNLANPTRVEVVTAFIWKCATVALGDYKASVAFHVVNFRKRMEPSLQYQQFGNLFQMACAVTHDQTAGMANLVRKLRDWFKKIVVGVDLQFESNFGWGKPLWLSMANLCDENSVIFTDSRWNDVIEALL, encoded by the exons ATGGTTAAGAGTGGTCATAACCTGGCGAATCCCACGAGGGTCGAAGTTGTGACTGCTTTCATATGGAAGTGTGCAACCGTCGCTTTAGGTGATTATAAGGCCTCGGTGGCTTTTCATGTCGTGAACTTCAGGAAAAGAATGGAACCGTCGTTGCAATATCAACAATTTGGGAATCTTTTTCAAATGGCTTGTGCAGTAACGCATGATCAAACAGCAGGCATGGCTAATCTTGTGAGGAAGTTGAGGGATTGGTTTAAGAAGATCG TGGTTGGTGTAGATTTGCAGTTTGAGAGTAATTTTGGATGGGGAAAGCCACTTTGGCTAAGCATGGCAAATCTTTGTGATGAAAATTCAGTCATTTTTACAGATTCAAGATGGAATGATGTAATTGAAGCATTATTGTGA
- the LOC122610644 gene encoding putative disease resistance RPP13-like protein 1: protein MFAHHALGATNFDLHPTLRPYGESIVEKCDGLPLALKSLGTSLRAKTNEEDWEELLNSKIWSLKDEGGILTALRVSYQELSACLKQLFAYSSLFLKDYVFEKEDLILLWMAEGFLHKLTTGDPMEMERLGEIYFNELLSKSFFEYVDDDKSLFVMHDLMNDLAIYVAREFFLRLDLEMKNKYEGDTLKRCRHMSFVRERYMVCKKFKEFESANSLRTFLAVPVVSRNSLELFFLSNKILVDLLPQLPLLRALCLSKLMIDEIPESVGDLKHLWYLNLPQTRITHMPDKVSNLYNLQTLIVFGCEMLKKLPDSFLKLKNLRHFDIRDTPLLKNMPLGIGELKSLQTLSKIVIGGENEFGLSRLKNLKNLGQSLSIHGLEKLQNGDEARVANLSQMSLRELELEWSEVSNIPAKQTLAKEVLDVLKPHRDNLKNLEIKSYEGIDFPKWVADPSFERLTDVSINNCRNCEFLPPFGQLPSLKKLYVGNMGDVKEVGSLFLGTGRAFPSLEILQFFDMPMWEVWSINGCALDAVFPCLETLHIEKCPKLVQVSREALPSLRVLSIVKCDYVLLKSVVCVASSVTKLSIGRISGQEEEDVQEEEEEDLTLWGGFGSEQEEEDVQRFPTSLLPLSSSLTSLSLIGFKKMESISEGLQRLTSLQQLFIIGCPQIQDLPEKLLPSLLSQYFSNINQELKEKMESRSSSYWPLLSRFLAFNIMIE, encoded by the exons ATGTTTGCTCATCATGCATTGGGTGCAACTAACTTTGATTTACATCCAACACTTAGACCATATGGTGAAAGCATTGTGGAAAAATGCGATGGCTTACCTTTGGCTTTAAAGTCGCTTGGAACTTCATTGAGGGCAAAAACTAACGAAGAAGATTGGGAGGAGCTGTTGAATAGTAAGATATGGAGTTTAAAAGATGAAGGCGGCATTCTTACGGCTCTTCGAGTAAGTTACCAAGAACTTTCTGCTTGTTTGAAGCAATTGTTTGCATATAGTTCCTTGTTCCTCAAAGATTACGTGTTTGAGAAGGAGGACTTAATTCTGTTGTGGATGGCGGAGGGCTTTTTGCACAAATTAACTACAGGCGACCCAATGGAAATGGAACGCTTGGGTGAGATATATTTCAATGAGCTGCTGTCAAAGTCATTTTTCGAATATGTTGACGACGATAAATCGTTGTTTGTGATGCATGACCTTATGAATGATTTGGCAATATATGTGGCCAGAGAATTCTTCTTAAGGTTAGATTTGGAGATGAAGAATAAATATGAAGGGGATACTTTAAAAAGGTGCCGACACATGTCCTTTGTTCGTGAGAGATATATGGTTTGCAAAAAGTTCAAGGAATTTGAGAGTGCTAATAGTTTGAGGACGTTTCTAGCGGTTCCAGTGGTATCGAGAAATAGCCTGGAGCTATTCTTCTTATCGAATAAGATTTTAGTCGACCTACTTCCCCAATTACCTCTACTAAGGGCTCTTTGTTTGAGTAAATTAATGATAGACGAGATACCAGAGTCCGTTGGCGATTTGAAGCACCTGTGGTATCTTAATCTACCTCAAACTCGAATTACACATATGCCAGACAAAGTTAGCAATCTTTATAATTTACAGACCTTGATCGTGTTTGGCTGTGAAATGTTGAAGAAGTTGCCCGACAGCTTCTTGAAACTTAAAAATCTACGTCATTTTGACATTAGGGACACTCCGCTTTTAAAGAACATGCCGTTAGGTATTGGTGAGTTGAAAAGCCTACAGACTCTTTCCAAGATCGTGATTGGAGGAGAAAACGAGTTtggattaagcaggcttaagaACTTGAAGAATCTTGGCCAAAGTCTTTCTATTCATGGGCTAGAGAAATTGCAAAACGGTGATGAAGCACGGGTGGCAAACCTATCACAAATGAGTCTTAGGGAGTTAGAGTTAGAATGGAGCGAGGTGTCTAATATACCTGCGAAGCAAACACTTGCTAAAGAGGTCCTAGATGTGCTCAAGCCTCATAGAgataatttgaaaaaccttgAAATTAAGTCATATGAGGGTATAGATTTTCCAAAATGGGTTGCGGATCCATCTTTCGAAAGGTTGACTGATGTTTCGATCAATAATTGTAGGAATTGTGAGTTTCTGCCACCATTTGGGCAGCTGCCGTCATTGAAGAAGTTGTATGTTGGAAACATGGGTGATGTGAAGGAGGTGGGATCGCTTTTCTTAGGGACTGGTCGTGCTTTCCCTTCACTTGAGATTCTACAATTTTTTGATATGCCAATGTGGGAGGTATGGTCAATCAATGGTTGTGCTCTAGATGCAGTGTTTCCATGCCTTGAAACGCTTCATATAGAAAAGTGTCCTAAATTGGTACAAGTATCACGTGAAGCACTACCTTCATTGAGGGTTTTAAGCATAGTTAAATGTGATTATGTATTGTTGAAAAGTGTGGTTTGTGTAGCTTCGTCAGTGACCAAGTTGAGTATAGGGCGTATATCAggacaagaagaagaagacgtccaagaagaagaagaagaagacctAACTCTGTGGGGTGGATTTGGAtctgaacaagaagaagaagacgtcCAGAGGTTCCCAACCTCACTTCTTCCGTTATCATCGTCTCTTACGTCACTTTCATTAATTGgttttaagaaaatggaaagCATATCAGAGGGTCTCCAACGCCTCACCTCCCTCCAACAGCTCTTCATTATAGGTTGCCCACAAATACAAGATCTACCAGAAAAGCTGTTGCCTTCACTTTTGAGCCAGTACTTCTCTAACATAAATCAAGAACTAAAAGAAAAGATGGAGAGTAGAAGCAGCTCCTATTGGCCCCTTCTCTCCAGATTCCTTGCGTTCAATATAATG ATTGAATAA
- the LOC122610645 gene encoding putative disease resistance RPP13-like protein 1, which yields MNRKYQTSLLQPDIFGRQDEKEFLLKKLLGDDDDEPKVNQYNFSIVPIVGVGGIDEFDSFNISKIIFEATTTEEKKGREFKDLNLLQEALRDQLSGKRILLVLDDVWSENIEDWETLVPPFHAVAPGSKISITTRKKQLLQQLGNDNPYHLHKAITRRFGK from the exons atgaatagAAAATACCAGACCTCTTTATTACAACCTGATATTTTTGGACGTCAAGATGAAAAGGAATTTCTTCTCAAAAAGCTATTAGGTGATGACGATGACGAACCAAAAGTGAATCAATACAACTTCAGCATCGTGCCCATTGTTGGTGTGGGTGGGATCG ATGAGTTTGATAGCTTCAATATAAGCAAAATTATCTTTGAAGCTACAACTactgaagaaaagaaagggagGGAATTCAAAGATCTAAATTTGCTTCAAGAAGCTCTTAGAGATCAACTTTCTGGAAAACGAATTCTGCTAGTTTTGGATGACGTGTGGAGCGAAAACATTGAAGATTGGGAGACCTTAGTGCCACCATTTCATGCGGTGGCCCCTGGAAGTAAGATTAGCATCACGACTCGGAAGAAACAGTTGCTTCAGCAGTTGGGAAATGATAATCCATATCATCTGCATAAAGCTATCACAAGACGATTTGGGAAATGA
- the LOC122578477 gene encoding PLASMODESMATA CALLOSE-BINDING PROTEIN 2-like gives MAALLISVLIFSMATHSSATWCVCKKGGDDKVLQQAIDYACGNGADCTQTHQGGKCFNPDTVMDHCNYAVNSYFQNKGQTAEACNFKGAAMVTTTDPSSNGCTYPTSASGTTGSTTNTHTPGSNPTTSFGNNPTNTGVLGGGMGSLGPSASSMDTDVSHGGMMLRQRTNVLCSLAIMGAAIVMLTWG, from the exons ATGGCTGCTTTACTCATTTCCGTTCTCATCTTCTCCATGGCTACTCATTCAA GTGCAACATGGTGTGTGTGTAAAAAAGGTGGTGATGACAAAGTGTTACAACAAGCAATAGACTATGCTTGTGGAAATGGAGCAGATTGCACCCAAACCCATCAAGGTGGCAAATGCTTTAACCCGGATACAGTTATGGACCATTGTAACTATGCGGTCAATAGCTATTTCCAAAACAAGGGTCAGACTGCTGAAGCTTGTAACTTCAAGGGTGCAGCCATGGTCACAACCACAGATCCCA GTTCCAATGGGTGTACCTATCCTACATCAGCCAG TGGCACGACCGGGTCAACTACCAACACACACACGCCGGGTTCCAACCCCACTACTTCATTTGGTAACAACCCAACAAATACTGGTGTGTTAGGCGGCGGAATGGGATCGTTGGGTCCGTCTGCATCTAGCATGGACACAGACGTTAGCCATGGTGGAATGATGTTACGTCAACGAACAAATGTATTATGTTCGTTGGCTATAATGGGTGCGGCAATCGTTATGCTTACATGGGGTTAA